The following nucleotide sequence is from Longimicrobium sp..
CGCACTCGGCGGCCAGCATCATCACCCCCATGATGCTCTTGCCGCTCACCTCCACGTCGTCCTTGCCGATCCACACCTCGGCACGGTAGCGGTTGGCCAGCTTCACGAACTCCGCCGCCGGCCGCGCGTGCAGGCCGTACTTGTTGACGACGGTGACTTCGGTCTGGTGTTCCATCCCCTGTCAGGTCATGAGTTGCTCGCCAGCACCACGCCGGCGATCAGCAGCGCCGCCAGCCCGATCCCCGCCACGATCCGCACGCGCGGGCCCAGCAGCACCCCCGCCGCCAGCGCCGCGGCGCCCAGGGCGGTGTACGGAAGGCCCGGCGTTTCTCCCCATCCCACGG
It contains:
- a CDS encoding HPr family phosphocarrier protein, translating into MEHQTEVTVVNKYGLHARPAAEFVKLANRYRAEVWIGKDDVEVSGKSIMGVMMLAAECGSSVRIRAAGEDAREAVDALVALVNGRFGEE